A genomic window from Pygocentrus nattereri isolate fPygNat1 chromosome 22, fPygNat1.pri, whole genome shotgun sequence includes:
- the LOC119262015 gene encoding uncharacterized protein LOC119262015, whose translation MSRARLKPERGWTPDSSPQQEDFGPDRTAHSSVKRVLGSRTLALLLLNPDWLASGAAHWLFALTDIMDTHESFQTPRHPWLYVILKMVITKDAVKTTQNKDAPLIVRTTCLGRDSCRH comes from the exons ATGTCGAGAGCGCGGTTAAAGCCAGAGAGAGGCTGGACACCGGACAGCAGCCCACAGCAAGAGGACTTTGGCCCTGACCGGACCGCACACAGCAGCGT caaaagGGTTCTGGGCAGCAGAacgctggcattactgctactgaatcctgattggttggcgagcggagcagctcattggctgttcgcgctcacagACATCATGGACACACATGAG AGCTTCCAGACTCCTCGTCACCCCTGGCTTTACGTCATTCTAAAGATGGTCATCACCAAAGATGCGGTTAAGACAACTCAGAACAAAGACGCACCATTGA TTGTAAGGACCACATGCCTCGGACGTGATTCCTGCCGTCACTGA
- the grhprb gene encoding glyoxylate reductase/hydroxypyruvate reductase b, which yields MWCSRTALGRLALQTAPLSLAGFRRDMSALPRVYVTRQIPPRGLQVLRESGQVQFELWDSDDPIPRQELLKKVKGCDGLLCVLTEKIDAEVLNAAGPNLKVLSTMSVGFDHLSLGELKKRGIRVGYTPEVLTDAVAELTIALLLATSRRLIEATHEAKTGGWGTWRTLWLCGYELADSTVGIFGLGRIGVAIAERLKPFKVKKFIYTDVAPRPELAAAIQAEYVSMDELARQSDFLAVCCALTPETQGICNKNLFSKMKNTSIFINTSRGGVVNQEDLYEALSTGQIAGAGLDVTVPEPLPTNHPLFTLKNCVILPHIASASYTTRNAMSALAANNLLAGLRGEPMPKELQL from the exons ATGTGGTGCAGCAGAACGGCGCTCGGACGGCTCGCGCTCCAAACGGCTCCGCTTTCTCTCGCGGGATTTCGTCGAGACATGTCCGCCTTACCGCGCGTGTACGTCACGCGCCAGATCCCTCCGCGCGGACTGCAGGTCCTCCGCGAGTCCGGCCA aGTGCAGTTTGAGCTGTGGGACTCTGACGACCCCATCCCTCGTCAAGAACTGCTAAAAAAGGTGAAAGGCTGTGATGGACTGCTTTGTGTCCTGACGGAGAAGATCGATGCTGAAGTATTAAATGCTGCAG GTCCAAACCTAAAGGTCCTCAGTACCATGTCAGTGGGGTTTGACCATCTGTCCCTGGGTGAGCTAAAGAAAAG GGGGATCCGTGTAGGATACACTCCTGAGGTGCTGACCGACGCTGTGGCCGAGCTGACCATTGCCCTTCTCCTTGCTACGTCACGAAGACTCATTGAGGCCACACACGAAGCCAAAAC AGGTGGCTGGGGAACGTGGAGAACTCTGTGGCTGTGTGGGTATGAACTGGCCGACAGCACAGTCGGCATCTTTGGACTCGGAAGGATTG GAGTGGCCATTGCTGAGCGTCTGAAGCCCTTTAAGGTGAAAAAGTTCATCTACACAGATGTGGCACCAAGACCCGAACTTGCAGCTGCGATCCAGGCAGAGTACG TCTCCATGGATGAGCTGGCGAGGCAGTCTGATTTCCTGGCAGTGTGCTGTGCTCTGACTCCAGAGACTCAGGGCATCTGCAACAAGAATCTTTTTTCCAAGATGAAGAACACCTCCATCTTCATCAACACCAGCAG GGGCGGAGTGGTAAACCAGGAGGATCTGTATGAAGCTTTGTCCACAGGACAGATCGCTGGAGCTGGACTAGATGTCACTGTGCCAGAACCACTGCCCACCAACCACCCGCTCTTTACGCTCAAAAACTGCG tgattCTTCCCCACATTGCGAGTGCCTCCTACACCACGCGGAACGCCATGTCTGCTCTTGCCGCCAATAATTTGCTTGCCGGACTCCGAGGAGAACCGATGCCCAAAGAACTTCAACTCTGA